In Drosophila pseudoobscura strain MV-25-SWS-2005 chromosome 4, UCI_Dpse_MV25, whole genome shotgun sequence, the following proteins share a genomic window:
- the LOC117184038 gene encoding uncharacterized protein isoform X1, which produces MPSNISLADPHFNKSQRIDVLIGASLFYDILCVGQIKLERGLPIIQKTRLGWVVTGGGQYSRSSVLLAASSSTELSQTPTVGLDELVRRFWEVENCHGPATEATKEEIACEEHFKKHCGRLPSGEYCVQLPLKLSDSLLGDSYQQAYRRFLNLERKLVRKPLLKAQYAAFIKEYVDLNHMSPVKSDALKQCKFFLPHHCVLREDKTTTKLRVVFDGSACTSTGYSLNDILMSGPTIQPKLVTTLLRFRTFRIALTGDICKMYRCVRVSPQDSFLQCILWRDSPLEELRTFKLDTVTYGTKPAAFLAVRSMHQLAADESSSYPIGSEVVLRDFYVDDLLTGGDTTNEVLEIIRQVSGLLAKGNFKIRKWCSTDTYVLDQTPHEDRETFVKFTDGSDVTKTLGLAWNPTSDELLFSFCPNQVPSKPTKRVVLSTIARFYDPLGLIGPVITKAKIFLQQLWKEKLHWDESLPVSLRTTWINFIQQFDSMQQISFPRLSFLRSSNLEMHGFCDASMSAYGACIYAVSQGDNGACLLCFLEDHYQLSSSILIFGSMDLHT; this is translated from the coding sequence ATGCCATCCAATATCAGCCTTGCTGACCCACACTTTAACAAATCTCAGCGCATCGATGTACTTATTGGAGCCAGCTTATTTTACGACATTTTATGCGTTGGACAGATCAAATTGGAGAGGGGACTtcctataatacaaaaaacccgTCTCGGCTGGGTTGTCACAGGTGGAGGTCAGTACTCCCGCAGCTCAGTGCTCCTAGCTGCCTCTAGTTCGACGGAATTGAGTCAAACGCCTACCGTTGGTTTGGATGAGCTAGTGCGAAGGTTCTGGGAAGTGGAAAACTGCCACGGTCCCgctacagaagcaacaaaggaggaaattgcttgcgaggaacatttcaaaaaacatTGCGGTCGGCTTCCAAGTGGCGAATATTGCGTTCAATTGCCTTTAAAGCTGAGTGACAGTCTTCTTGGAGATTCTTATCAACAAGCCTATCGCAGATTTCTCAATCTAGAGCGCAAGTTGGTTCGCAAACCGCTTCTCAAGGCCCAATACGCcgcatttataaaggaataCGTCGATTTGAATCACATGTCCCCTGTCAAAAGTGACGCacttaaacaatgcaaattttttcttcctcatcactgcgtcttaagagaagacaaaaccaccacaaaactccgagtagttttcgacgGATCCGCTTGTACATCTACAGGATATTCCCTCAACGATATATTGATGTCAGGCCCAACAATTCAGCCAAAGTTAGTTACGactcttcttcgatttcgtaCCTTTCGTATAGCATTGACTggtgacatttgtaaaatgtatagatGCGTCCGTGTCTCGCCCCAAGATAGTTTTCTGCAGTGCATACTGTGGCGTGACTCACCCCTCGAGGAGCTAAGGACATTCAAGCTGGATACCGTGACCTATGGAACGAAACCAGCAGCATTTCTGGCCGTCCGTTCTATGCACCAACTAGCGGCAGACGAGAGTTCGTCATATCCAATTGGCTCTGAAGTTGTGCTGCGGgacttttacgtggatgatttGCTAACGGGGGGAGATACTACAAATGAGGTGCTGGAAATAAttcgccaggtgtcaggactattagccaaaggaaatttcaagatcagaaaatggtgttccacagatacatatgtactcgatcaaacaccccatgaagatagggaaacatttgttaaatttactgaTGGCAGCGATGTAACCAAGACGCTAGGTTTAGCATGGAATCCCACTTCGGATgagctattattttcattctgtcccaATCAAGTCCCTTCGAAACCAACTAAGCGAGTTGTATTGTCAACTATTGCACGATTTTATGATCCACTCGGACTTATAGGGCCAGTTAttactaaagcaaaaatatttctacagcagctgtggaaagaaaagcttcattgggatgaaagtctgccagtctccttacgcacaacttggatcaactttattcagcagtttgactctatgcaacaaatttctttcccGCGCCTATCTTTCCTTCGAAGCAGCAACCTTGAAATGCATGGATTTTGTGATGCCAGCATGAGTGCTTATGGAGCTTGCATCTACGCTGTTTCGCAAGGCGACAATGGAGCCTGCCTGTTATGCTTTCTCGAGGATCATTACCAGCTGAGCTCATCAATTCTCATCTTTGGAAGTATGGACCTACATACTTGA
- the LOC117184038 gene encoding uncharacterized protein isoform X2, which produces MDESNDVPENRVSFYKLKALSIYNKAVSLRETILNDENNPISEDALSVHLKFLEKMSDSFNVTHSNLEELDVSEIGSDLSNNFEDLAMEIEVRIRSALRRTTQNMPHHSTIRPELNVTASGNVRSRYHIPDIKLPTFRGGYTEWADFYSMFSTVIDQEPFLSKIEKFQHLRSCLDGPALEAVRSLEAHVAEILRHEKVEDGSTTKLRTLSDKLHSHMRALRSMGTMEEIAGCIIVHSTYKYLDSDTRTKWEELSPPNVIPTWDHFSAFLERRCQAMETMDQAMLIQIHSSQVGKHKRITHSKHSLVATNTIVLECVFCDNKGHNIYSCTRFGNLSPSLRLREARKLRVCFNCLKKGHRNTSCSSGSCRTCGEKHHTLLHINNPLPTSVNTEPANATTSPIQTDLCPGPNLSSSLVAASSPCSPPAQNLSSDVVLLATTVIMIKSRVGDLLPCRALLDSGSQINLITSRFAQRLQLKRAKGSVSVSGIGADSAFHTEGSVNLVIQSRTSDYFTSLTALVAPRITGNQPASSFDVSK; this is translated from the exons ATGGATGAGTCTAATGACGTGCCGgaaaacagggtgtctttttacAAACTAAAGGCACTCTCAATATACAACAAAGCCGTTTCACTTCGAGAGACGATATTGAATGATGAAAACAACCCAATCAGTGAAGATGCGCTAAgtgttcatttaaaattcttggaaaaaatgTCCGACTCATTTAATGTTACTCATTCTAATTTAGAAGAGCTTGATGTAAGCGAAATTGGCAGCGACTTAAGCAACAATTTTGAGGATTTGGCGATGGAAATCGAAGTTCGTATTCGCTCAGCACTCCGCAGGACTACCCAGAACATGCCGCATCACTCAACGATACGACCCGAGCTCAACGTTACTGCCTCCGGAAATGTACGGTCACGATATCATATTCCTGACATTAAACTTCCCACTTTCCGTGGAGGTTATACTGAGTGGGCAGACTTTTACTCGATGTTTAGCACAGTAATAGATCAGGAGCCCTTTCTATCAAAGATTGAGAAGTTCCAGCACCTGCGCTCATGTTTGGATGGACCTGCCCTGGAGGCTGTTCGCTCTTTGGAA gcacacgtcgctGAGATTCTGAGGCATGAGAAGGTTGAAGATGGGTCAACTACAAAGCTACGTACTTTATCGGACAAGCTTCATTCTCACATGAGAGCGCTTAGATCGATGGGTACCATGGAGGAAATAGCTGGATGCATCATCGTTCACTCCACATACAAGTATCTCGACTCTGATACCaggaccaaatgggaggagctgtCGCCCCCTAACGTCATACCAACATGGGACCatttttcggcttttttgGAGAGGAGATGTCAAGCCATGGAGACCATGGATCAAGCTATGTTGATTCAAATCCATAGCAGTCAGGttggaaaacataaacgaaTCACTCATTCAAAACACAGTCTTGTTGCTACAAATACAATCGTATTGGAATGCGTGTTCTGTGATAATAAagggcataacatttacagcTGCACTCGCTTTGGAAACCTTTCGCCATCTTTGCGTCTTAGAGAGGCAAGGAAGCTTAGAGTTTGCTTCAACTGTTTGAAGAAGGGACATCGGAATACCTCCTGCAGTTCAGGCTCTTGTCGCACATGCGGTGAAAAGCATCATACCCTTTTACATATCAACAATCCGCTGCCTACGTCAGTTAACACGGAACCTGCAAACGCTACTACGTCTCCTATTCAGACAGACTTATGCCCAGGCCCCAATCTTTCAAGTTCTCTTGTTGCCGCTTCATCACCATGCTCGCCTCCTGCTCAGAATCTTAGCTCAGACGTAGTGCTTCTAGCCACGACAGTCATTATGATAAAGAGTCGAGTTGGTGATCTTCTTCCTTGCCGGGCTCTTCTGGATTCAGGCTCtcagattaatttaataacctcTCGCTTTGCTCAGAGGCTTCAGCTGAAACGAGCCAAAGGGTCGGTATCAGTATCGGGTATCGGCGCTGATTCTGCATTTCACACGGAAGGTTCAGTTAATTTGGTCATTCAATCCAGGACTTCCGATTACTTCACGAGTCTCACAGCTCTCGTTGCTCCACGTATTACAGGAAACCAGCCTGCTTCTTCATTTGATGTATCCAAATGA